A part of Acidimicrobiales bacterium genomic DNA contains:
- a CDS encoding SDR family oxidoreductase, which produces MGALDGRVAIITGAGRGIGREHALLYASEGAKVVVNDLGGNMDGTGGDLSAAQQVVEEIRAMGGEAVANHDDVADWEGGQRLINAAVEAFGGLDVLVNNAGILRDRVLVNMTEDEWDAVIHVHLKGHFVPTRWAAAYWREQVKAGKEVRANIVNTSSTSGLIGNPGQTNYGAAKAGIAAFTVICAQELNRYGVRSNCIAPAARTRLTEATPGLGDMVRPPEDPGAFDVWDPANISPLVAYLATVDCPFNGKVFFVQGGTVKLFTPWRMAEGIERDSRWTVADLQAELSKLAG; this is translated from the coding sequence ATGGGGGCTCTGGACGGACGCGTCGCCATCATCACCGGCGCCGGGCGCGGCATCGGCAGGGAGCACGCGCTGCTCTACGCATCCGAGGGCGCCAAGGTCGTGGTCAACGACCTGGGCGGCAACATGGACGGCACCGGTGGCGACCTGTCGGCGGCCCAGCAGGTGGTCGAGGAGATCCGCGCCATGGGCGGCGAGGCCGTCGCCAACCACGACGACGTTGCCGACTGGGAGGGTGGCCAGCGGCTGATCAACGCCGCGGTCGAGGCCTTCGGCGGCCTGGACGTGCTGGTGAACAACGCCGGCATCCTGCGCGACCGGGTGCTCGTGAACATGACCGAGGACGAGTGGGACGCCGTGATCCACGTCCACCTGAAGGGCCACTTCGTCCCCACCCGCTGGGCCGCCGCGTACTGGCGCGAGCAGGTGAAGGCGGGCAAGGAGGTGCGGGCGAACATCGTCAACACCTCGTCGACCTCGGGCCTCATCGGCAACCCCGGCCAGACGAACTACGGCGCGGCCAAGGCCGGCATCGCCGCCTTCACGGTGATCTGCGCCCAGGAGCTGAACCGCTACGGGGTCCGCAGCAACTGCATCGCCCCGGCCGCCCGCACCCGCCTCACCGAGGCCACGCCTGGTCTCGGTGACATGGTGAGGCCGCCCGAGGACCCGGGTGCGTTCGACGTGTGGGACCCGGCGAACATCTCGCCGCTGGTCGCGTACCTGGCCACCGTCGACTGCCCCTTCAACGGCAAGGTGTTCTTCGTGCAGGGCGGCACCGTCAAGCTGTTCACGCCGTGGCGCATGGCCGAGGGCATCGAGCGCGACAGCCGCTGGACGGTCGCCGACCTCCAGGCCGAGCTCTCCAAGCTCGCCGGCTGA
- a CDS encoding protein kinase → MATSRMAEQIGRVLGGRYRLIAVLGTGASAQVYLADDVVLRRRVAVKLLHPALADDEAFLRRFRAEARAAAALSHPNVLAVYDWGDDDGTPYLVMEYLSGGSLRTLLDRGLRLSPSQALEVGLQVARGLDYAHRRGFVHRDIKPANLLFDDEGRVRIADFGLARALAEAGWTEPTGAVVGTARYVSPEQAKGDPVDGKTDVYSLALVLIESVTGQVPFAADTTVATLMGRVDTLLPVPDELGPLQAVLERGGRPDPVERFDAAALGRALVASATQLPRPEPLPLDAPDPALDALPELDPTMLPAGGTAPPAGGRPPAATSRKGRRWPVVLAVVLAVVAGAVGAFFVVQARTPTHEVPPLVGGSEVDAQRDVAEFGWKVEVEPTRVDGTVPGEVVAQDPEAGTRLREGRTLRLTVSEGPTLTAVPDLGEVTQDEALAQLAAAELAVGQVKPDPSETVPAGVVMSWWAGGEQLAPGAELPKGTPVDLVVSAGPAPRTVPPLAGGTFEQAEVALAELGLVAERNDVFSDTVDVGLVLSTEPAEGEAAARDSTVVVNVSKGPDLVTVPQVAGQSLDGAAASLEAAGLVPGQVFGPARGRALTTSPTGGQVVGRGTVVDIYLG, encoded by the coding sequence GTGGCCACGTCCCGGATGGCCGAACAGATCGGCCGGGTCCTGGGGGGGCGCTACCGCCTGATCGCCGTGCTCGGCACGGGTGCATCGGCCCAGGTGTACCTGGCCGACGACGTGGTCCTTCGTCGCCGGGTGGCCGTGAAGCTGCTGCACCCCGCCCTGGCCGACGACGAGGCGTTCCTGCGCCGCTTCCGCGCCGAGGCGCGGGCCGCGGCCGCCCTCAGCCACCCCAACGTGCTCGCCGTGTACGACTGGGGCGACGACGACGGCACGCCGTACCTGGTGATGGAGTACCTCAGCGGCGGGAGCCTGCGGACCCTGCTCGACCGGGGCCTGCGCCTGTCGCCCTCCCAGGCCCTCGAGGTGGGCCTCCAGGTGGCGCGAGGCCTCGACTACGCGCACCGCCGGGGCTTCGTGCACCGCGACATCAAGCCGGCCAACCTGCTGTTCGATGACGAGGGGCGGGTGCGGATCGCCGACTTCGGGCTGGCGCGCGCCCTGGCCGAGGCCGGCTGGACCGAGCCCACCGGCGCCGTGGTGGGGACGGCGCGCTACGTGTCGCCCGAGCAGGCCAAGGGCGACCCGGTCGACGGCAAGACCGACGTGTACTCGCTGGCCCTCGTGCTGATCGAGTCGGTCACCGGCCAGGTGCCGTTCGCGGCCGACACCACCGTCGCCACCCTGATGGGCCGGGTCGACACCCTGCTGCCGGTGCCCGACGAGCTGGGTCCGCTGCAGGCGGTGCTCGAGCGGGGTGGTCGCCCCGACCCGGTCGAGCGCTTCGACGCGGCTGCGCTGGGCCGTGCCCTGGTGGCGTCGGCCACGCAGCTGCCGCGCCCGGAGCCCCTGCCCCTCGACGCGCCCGACCCGGCCCTCGACGCCCTGCCCGAGCTCGACCCCACCATGCTCCCCGCGGGGGGGACGGCGCCGCCCGCCGGCGGGCGCCCACCGGCGGCGACGAGCCGGAAGGGGCGTCGTTGGCCCGTCGTGCTGGCCGTCGTGCTCGCGGTGGTGGCCGGCGCGGTGGGGGCGTTCTTCGTGGTGCAGGCCCGCACCCCCACCCACGAGGTGCCCCCGCTGGTGGGCGGTTCCGAGGTGGACGCCCAGCGGGACGTGGCCGAGTTCGGGTGGAAGGTGGAGGTCGAGCCGACGCGCGTCGACGGCACGGTGCCCGGCGAGGTGGTGGCCCAGGACCCGGAGGCCGGCACGCGGCTGCGGGAGGGTCGCACGCTCCGCCTGACCGTGTCCGAGGGGCCCACCCTCACCGCCGTGCCCGACCTCGGCGAGGTCACCCAGGACGAGGCCCTGGCGCAGCTGGCGGCGGCCGAGCTGGCCGTCGGCCAGGTCAAGCCCGATCCCAGCGAGACGGTGCCCGCGGGCGTGGTGATGAGCTGGTGGGCCGGCGGCGAGCAGCTCGCGCCCGGTGCCGAGCTCCCCAAGGGGACCCCGGTCGACCTGGTGGTCTCGGCCGGTCCGGCCCCTCGCACGGTCCCGCCGCTGGCCGGCGGCACGTTCGAGCAGGCCGAGGTGGCCCTGGCCGAGCTGGGCCTGGTGGCCGAGCGCAACGACGTGTTCTCCGACACCGTGGACGTCGGGCTGGTCCTGTCGACCGAGCCGGCCGAGGGCGAGGCCGCAGCCCGCGACTCCACCGTGGTCGTCAACGTGTCGAAGGGTCCCGACCTGGTCACCGTGCCCCAGGTGGCGGGCCAGAGCCTCGACGGCGCGGCGGCCTCCCTCGAGGCGGCCGGGTTGGTGCCCGGGCAGGTGTTCGGCCCGGCGCGGGGCCGGGCGCTCACCACCAGCCCCACCGGCGGCCAGGTGGTCGGGCGGGGCACGGTCGTCGACATCTACCTGGGCTGA
- the ligA gene encoding NAD-dependent DNA ligase LigA, with the protein MAVPEGVAARVDDLRRQIRHHDERYFVLDEPEISDADYDALVRALRALEDEFPELITPDSPTQRPGGGAAAAFAPVEHRVPMMSLDNAFSIDELEAWGRRTARLLDGAPTRYVCEPKIDGLAISIRYQGGRLVQAATRGDGRVGEDVTANVRTIGSVPHQLAGAPEVLEVRGEVYMPVSAFEALNRRQAEAGDRLFVNPRNSAAGSLRQKDPAITASRELSLWVYQSGEVVGGPDLATHIDTLAFLAALGLPVNPEIGVVDQLDEVASFCRRHLEHRHDLDYEIDGVVVKVDDLAQRERLGSTSKAPRWAIAFKFPPEERTTKLLDIQVSIGRTGRATPYAVLEPVFVGGSTVGMATLHNEDQVRLKDVRPGDTVVVRKAGDVIPEVVRPVLAERPPGLPPWRFPTTCPGCGGPLVRHPGESDTFCIDVDCPLQLEQRVIHFASRGAMDIEGLGERTVALLVERGLVRDVADLYALRADDLLAFEGFGDVSVANLLAAIEASRHRPLDRLLVGLGIRHLGGAGAEAVSRAFGNLDAVLAAAEADLATVEGVGPVIARSVVDFLASPRNRAVVERLRAAGVELGREAEVPHVPQVLAGLSVVVTGTLDGFSREEAEAAVKARGGKAPGSVSRRTTAVVVGADPGASKLTKAAELGVPLLDEAGFRQLLDTGSFPERRLAPPAEA; encoded by the coding sequence ATGGCGGTCCCCGAGGGCGTGGCGGCACGGGTGGACGACCTGCGGCGGCAGATCCGCCACCACGACGAGCGCTACTTCGTGCTCGACGAGCCCGAGATCAGCGATGCCGACTACGACGCGCTGGTGCGGGCGCTGCGGGCCCTCGAGGACGAGTTCCCCGAGCTGATCACCCCCGACTCGCCGACCCAGCGCCCCGGTGGCGGCGCGGCGGCCGCCTTCGCGCCGGTGGAGCACCGGGTTCCGATGATGTCGCTCGACAACGCGTTCTCGATCGACGAGCTCGAGGCGTGGGGGCGGCGGACCGCACGGCTGCTCGACGGGGCGCCCACCCGCTACGTGTGCGAGCCGAAGATCGACGGGCTGGCCATCTCGATCCGCTACCAGGGCGGCCGGCTGGTGCAGGCGGCCACCCGCGGCGACGGACGGGTGGGCGAGGACGTCACCGCCAACGTGCGCACCATCGGCTCCGTGCCCCACCAGCTCGCGGGCGCCCCCGAGGTGCTCGAGGTGCGGGGCGAGGTGTACATGCCGGTCTCGGCGTTCGAGGCGCTCAACCGGCGCCAGGCCGAGGCGGGCGACCGGCTGTTCGTGAACCCGCGCAACTCAGCCGCGGGCTCGCTGCGCCAGAAGGACCCTGCGATCACCGCCAGCCGCGAGCTCTCGCTGTGGGTGTACCAGAGCGGCGAGGTCGTGGGTGGCCCCGATCTCGCCACCCACATCGACACCCTCGCCTTCCTCGCGGCGCTCGGCCTGCCCGTGAACCCCGAGATCGGTGTCGTCGACCAGCTGGACGAGGTCGCCTCGTTCTGCCGCCGGCACCTCGAGCACCGCCACGACCTCGACTACGAGATCGACGGCGTCGTCGTGAAGGTCGACGACCTGGCGCAGCGCGAGCGGCTCGGGTCGACGTCGAAGGCACCGCGGTGGGCGATCGCCTTCAAGTTCCCACCGGAGGAGCGGACCACGAAGCTGCTCGACATCCAGGTGTCGATCGGCCGCACCGGTCGGGCCACCCCGTACGCCGTCCTCGAGCCGGTGTTCGTCGGGGGCTCCACCGTGGGGATGGCCACCCTCCACAACGAGGACCAGGTCCGTCTCAAGGACGTGCGCCCGGGCGACACGGTGGTGGTGCGCAAGGCGGGCGACGTGATCCCCGAGGTCGTCAGGCCGGTGCTGGCCGAGCGCCCGCCCGGGCTGCCCCCCTGGCGGTTCCCCACCACGTGCCCGGGGTGCGGGGGGCCGCTCGTGCGCCACCCGGGCGAGAGCGACACCTTCTGCATCGACGTCGACTGCCCGCTGCAGCTCGAGCAGCGGGTGATCCACTTCGCCTCCCGCGGTGCCATGGACATCGAGGGCCTCGGCGAGCGCACCGTGGCCCTGCTCGTGGAGCGGGGTCTGGTGCGCGACGTGGCCGACCTCTACGCCCTGCGGGCCGACGACCTGCTGGCCTTCGAGGGCTTCGGCGACGTGAGCGTGGCCAACCTGCTCGCCGCCATCGAGGCGTCGAGGCATCGGCCGCTCGACCGGCTGCTCGTCGGCCTCGGCATCCGCCACCTGGGGGGTGCCGGCGCCGAGGCCGTGTCCCGGGCCTTCGGCAACCTCGACGCGGTGCTCGCGGCGGCCGAGGCCGACCTGGCCACTGTCGAGGGTGTGGGGCCGGTGATCGCCCGCAGCGTGGTCGACTTCCTGGCCAGCCCCCGCAACCGGGCGGTGGTCGAGCGCCTCCGGGCCGCCGGCGTCGAGCTGGGCCGCGAGGCGGAGGTGCCCCACGTTCCCCAGGTGCTGGCGGGCCTGTCGGTGGTCGTCACCGGCACCCTCGACGGGTTCTCCCGGGAGGAGGCCGAGGCTGCCGTGAAGGCGCGCGGGGGCAAGGCCCCCGGCAGCGTGTCCCGGCGCACCACGGCGGTGGTGGTGGGGGCCGACCCGGGCGCGTCGAAGCTCACGAAGGCCGCGGAGCTGGGCGTGCCACTGCTCGACGAGGCCGGCTTCCGTCAGCTGCTCGACACCGGCTCGTTCCCCGAGCGCCGGCTCGCCCCGCCGGCAGAGGCCTGA
- the mnmA gene encoding tRNA 2-thiouridine(34) synthase MnmA produces the protein MNVLVALSGGVDSSVAAALLLDQGHDVTAVTLKLWGGPSDRGCCSAADVDDARRVAQQLGIDHYVFNFTDDFEHDVVEPYVVAHRDGRTPNPCVACNRHLKFGRLLDRADALGFDALATGHHARVLADGSGPVVARGADRAKDQSYVLAVLGADELARCLFPVGDHTKAEVRALAASLGLRTAGKPDSQDVCFIGSSGGRASFLGHRIPLRPGRVVDLAGRPVGHVDAVELVTVGQRRGLGGGGGERRFAVAVDVDAATVTVGSAADLSVGGVTLDDVAWVRGPVEGPVLAQCSAHGSSRPGRVEGGVLHWAQPQRRVAPGQLVALYDPGDDVVVGSGTAR, from the coding sequence GTGAACGTCCTCGTCGCCCTGTCCGGCGGCGTCGACTCGTCGGTCGCGGCAGCCCTCCTGCTCGACCAGGGCCACGACGTCACCGCCGTCACCCTGAAGCTGTGGGGCGGGCCGTCCGACCGGGGCTGCTGCTCGGCGGCCGACGTCGACGACGCCCGGCGGGTGGCACAGCAGCTCGGGATCGACCACTACGTGTTCAACTTCACCGACGACTTCGAGCACGACGTGGTCGAGCCGTACGTCGTCGCCCACCGCGACGGCCGGACGCCCAACCCGTGCGTGGCCTGCAACCGCCACCTCAAGTTCGGCCGGCTCCTCGACCGGGCCGACGCCCTCGGCTTCGACGCGCTGGCGACGGGCCACCACGCCCGGGTCCTCGCCGACGGGAGCGGGCCGGTGGTGGCCCGGGGCGCCGATCGGGCCAAGGACCAGTCCTACGTGCTCGCCGTGCTCGGTGCCGACGAGCTCGCCCGGTGCCTGTTCCCGGTCGGCGATCACACCAAGGCCGAGGTCCGGGCGCTGGCGGCGAGCCTCGGTCTGCGGACCGCGGGCAAGCCCGACAGCCAGGACGTGTGCTTCATCGGGTCCTCGGGCGGGCGGGCCTCGTTCCTCGGCCACCGCATCCCCCTGCGCCCGGGCCGGGTCGTCGACCTCGCGGGCCGGCCGGTCGGCCACGTCGACGCGGTCGAGCTGGTCACGGTGGGGCAGCGGCGGGGGCTCGGTGGTGGCGGGGGCGAGCGCCGCTTCGCGGTGGCCGTCGACGTGGACGCGGCGACGGTGACGGTGGGGTCCGCCGCCGACCTCTCGGTCGGCGGCGTCACGCTCGACGACGTGGCCTGGGTGCGGGGCCCGGTCGAGGGGCCGGTGCTGGCCCAGTGCAGCGCCCACGGCTCGTCGCGGCCGGGCCGGGTCGAGGGCGGCGTGCTGCACTGGGCGCAACCGCAGCGTCGCGTCGCGCCGGGCCAGCTGGTGGCCCTCTACGACCCGGGCGACGACGTGGTCGTCGGGAGCGGCACGGCCCGTTGA
- a CDS encoding cysteine desulfurase, whose amino-acid sequence MTGPYPGAVPTAVAYLDHAASTPVRPQAVETVTRVLTEFPGNPSGSHGTARRARQVLEEAREVVAAHLGARPREVVFTSGGTEADNLAVLGAARYRHGGRAVCPAAEHHAVLHPVGAVGGTVVAVDGTGLVDLDALADALDDRVAVVSVMLANNEVGTVTPLADVASLVRERAPRAVLHTDAVQAAAWLDVSSLAAPAGAVSISGHKLGGPKGVGVLVVRDGVALVPQLLGGGQELERRSGTQDVAGAAGLAAALAASATDRAEAVQRVARLRDRLADGLAASVPGLVETVPRARTLPGWCHVCIEGVEAEALLVLLDRAGVHASAASACASGAVSASHVLAAMGVPARLARGGLRLTLGVTSTPADVDRALDVVPGAVARLRGAR is encoded by the coding sequence ATGACCGGTCCGTACCCTGGAGCCGTGCCCACCGCGGTCGCCTACCTCGACCACGCCGCATCCACGCCCGTGCGGCCGCAGGCCGTCGAGACCGTGACGCGGGTCCTCACCGAGTTCCCCGGCAACCCCAGCGGTTCCCACGGCACAGCCCGGCGGGCCCGGCAGGTGCTGGAGGAGGCGCGCGAGGTCGTGGCCGCCCACCTCGGCGCGCGCCCACGCGAGGTGGTGTTCACCAGCGGCGGCACCGAGGCCGACAACCTGGCCGTGCTCGGCGCGGCCCGGTACCGGCACGGGGGCCGGGCGGTGTGCCCGGCCGCCGAGCACCACGCGGTGCTCCACCCCGTGGGTGCCGTCGGGGGCACCGTCGTCGCGGTGGACGGCACCGGTCTGGTCGACCTCGACGCGCTGGCCGACGCCCTCGACGACCGGGTCGCCGTCGTGTCGGTGATGCTCGCCAACAACGAGGTCGGCACGGTCACGCCCCTCGCCGACGTCGCCTCGCTGGTGCGCGAGCGCGCCCCCCGTGCCGTGCTGCACACCGACGCGGTCCAGGCCGCGGCGTGGCTCGACGTGTCCTCGCTGGCGGCACCGGCCGGGGCCGTGTCGATCAGCGGCCACAAGCTGGGCGGCCCCAAGGGCGTCGGCGTGCTCGTCGTGCGCGACGGTGTCGCGCTGGTCCCGCAGCTGCTCGGTGGCGGCCAGGAGCTCGAGCGGCGCAGCGGCACCCAGGACGTGGCCGGCGCGGCCGGCCTGGCCGCGGCCCTGGCGGCCTCGGCCACCGACCGGGCCGAGGCGGTGCAGCGGGTGGCCCGGCTGCGCGACCGGCTGGCCGACGGGCTGGCGGCGTCGGTGCCGGGCCTGGTCGAGACCGTGCCCCGGGCGCGCACGCTGCCCGGCTGGTGCCACGTGTGCATCGAGGGCGTCGAGGCCGAGGCCCTGCTCGTGCTGCTCGACCGGGCCGGCGTGCACGCGTCGGCCGCGTCGGCGTGCGCCAGCGGTGCCGTCTCGGCCTCGCACGTGCTGGCGGCCATGGGGGTGCCCGCGCGGCTGGCGCGGGGAGGCCTCCGCCTCACCCTCGGGGTCACGTCGACGCCCGCCGACGTCGACCGGGCGCTCGACGTGGTTCCCGGTGCCGTGGCTCGTCTCCGGGGCGCCCGGTGA
- a CDS encoding RDD family protein — protein MQVQGTAAGVVTPEAVVLEFETASVGSRVLAAVLDLAVQGTALVLLLMALAAFFTQVETAAWVGVALVTVLLFAVLLGYPVALETLWRGRTLGKAALGLRVVTTEGAPVRFRHAAVRSALGLVDLWLFAGMPAVISVLVTRRDQRLGDLAAGTLVLRERSAATPPQARWFPVPVGAEAYVASLDVAVLDAGTALLVRSFLVRAPDLAPAARADLASRLARRVAAELRHTPPPGMPPELFCACVAAAVQARAAPWPGPPAGPPPGAPRPSPPPAAPPPLPGAPPRQAGPGGTPPPGGFEPPA, from the coding sequence ATGCAGGTCCAGGGCACGGCGGCGGGCGTCGTCACGCCCGAGGCGGTGGTGCTGGAGTTCGAGACGGCGAGCGTGGGGTCGCGCGTGCTGGCCGCGGTCCTCGACCTGGCGGTCCAGGGCACCGCCCTGGTGCTCCTGCTGATGGCGCTGGCCGCCTTCTTCACCCAGGTCGAGACGGCCGCATGGGTCGGCGTGGCGCTGGTGACGGTGCTGCTGTTCGCGGTTCTGCTGGGCTATCCGGTCGCGCTGGAGACGCTGTGGCGGGGCCGCACGCTCGGCAAGGCCGCGCTGGGGCTGCGCGTGGTCACGACCGAGGGCGCACCGGTGCGGTTCCGGCACGCCGCGGTGCGCTCGGCCCTGGGGCTCGTCGACCTGTGGCTGTTCGCGGGCATGCCCGCGGTGATCAGCGTGCTCGTGACCCGGCGCGACCAGCGGCTGGGCGACCTGGCCGCGGGCACGCTGGTGCTCCGCGAGCGCAGCGCGGCCACCCCGCCACAGGCCCGCTGGTTCCCGGTGCCCGTCGGGGCGGAGGCCTACGTCGCCTCCCTCGACGTGGCCGTGCTCGACGCCGGCACGGCCCTGCTCGTCCGCTCGTTCCTGGTGCGGGCGCCCGACCTGGCCCCGGCGGCCCGCGCCGACCTGGCGTCGCGCCTGGCCCGCCGGGTGGCCGCCGAGCTGCGGCACACGCCACCACCGGGGATGCCGCCGGAGCTGTTCTGCGCGTGCGTGGCCGCGGCGGTGCAGGCGCGGGCCGCGCCGTGGCCGGGTCCCCCCGCGGGGCCGCCGCCGGGGGCGCCCCGGCCGTCGCCACCGCCGGCCGCGCCCCCGCCGTTGCCCGGAGCGCCCCCGCGACAGGCGGGGCCGGGAGGCACCCCGCCCCCGGGCGGCTTCGAGCCGCCGGCATGA
- a CDS encoding stage II sporulation protein M has product MDLDRFLASNEPTWQRLAQLTRRARRSPATLAPAEIDELVLLYQRTSTHLSTARTYVGDPALTARLTRLVADAGGVLYGARPGTLRAVGRFFRLTFPAAVWRSRWFVAASAALLLAPAVVIGVWLARSERALDAAAPDAARQAYVSEDFEAYYSSAPAGQFATEVTVNNIQVAVLAFAAGITLCVGTAYVLVLNGANLGVAAGVFAAVGESAKFWGLVLPHGLLELSAVVVAGAAGLRLGWTIIDPGDRPRLAALAEEGRRSVVIVLGLAAVFVVAGTIEAFVTPSGLPTEARVAVGLAAAGAFWLYLVGQGRAALATGVTGLLDEDERAEDERLATAPST; this is encoded by the coding sequence GTGGATCTCGACCGCTTCCTCGCCAGCAACGAGCCCACCTGGCAGCGCCTGGCCCAGCTCACCCGGCGGGCCCGACGGAGCCCGGCCACCCTGGCACCGGCCGAGATCGACGAGCTCGTCCTGCTGTACCAGCGGACGTCGACCCACCTCTCCACCGCCCGCACGTACGTCGGCGACCCGGCCCTCACCGCCCGCCTCACCCGCCTCGTCGCCGACGCCGGGGGCGTGCTGTACGGGGCCCGGCCGGGCACCCTCCGCGCCGTCGGCCGGTTCTTCCGACTCACGTTCCCGGCGGCGGTGTGGCGGTCGCGGTGGTTCGTGGCGGCCAGCGCAGCGCTGCTCCTGGCCCCCGCCGTCGTCATCGGCGTGTGGCTGGCCCGCTCGGAGCGGGCGCTCGACGCCGCGGCGCCCGACGCGGCGCGCCAGGCCTACGTCTCCGAAGACTTCGAGGCGTACTACTCGTCGGCACCGGCTGGACAGTTCGCCACCGAGGTCACGGTGAACAACATCCAGGTGGCCGTCCTCGCGTTCGCGGCCGGCATCACCCTCTGCGTGGGGACGGCCTACGTGCTGGTCCTCAACGGCGCGAACCTGGGCGTGGCCGCGGGGGTGTTCGCCGCCGTGGGCGAGTCGGCCAAGTTCTGGGGCCTCGTCCTGCCCCACGGCCTGCTCGAGCTGTCGGCGGTGGTGGTGGCCGGCGCCGCCGGCCTGCGCCTGGGCTGGACGATCATCGATCCCGGCGACCGGCCCCGGCTCGCTGCGCTCGCCGAGGAGGGTCGGCGCTCGGTCGTGATCGTGCTGGGGTTGGCCGCCGTCTTCGTGGTGGCCGGCACGATCGAGGCCTTCGTCACGCCGAGCGGGCTCCCCACGGAGGCCCGGGTCGCCGTGGGGCTGGCGGCGGCCGGCGCGTTCTGGCTCTACCTGGTCGGGCAGGGTCGTGCCGCGCTGGCCACCGGCGTCACGGGCCTGCTCGACGAGGACGAGCGCGCCGAGGACGAGCGCCTGGCCACGGCCCCCAGCACCTGA
- a CDS encoding DUF58 domain-containing protein translates to MPVPTGRLAAAAAAVAVAVLLLPLPSPAAIVVLDGVLLALALLDAALAVSPGRVEVARDLPAVVTLGERAELAWTVVNPVDRRLHVAVADQLAPSLGAGTRRVRLALPPSGTATARTALAPRRRGRFRPRDVVVRVRGPLGLAARQATRALPGELRVYPSFGSKDEAELRIDRARILEVGLRSAQGRGGGTEFEQLREYTPDDEFRRIDWAATARSSKPIVRTYRAERNQTVLILLDNGRVMAGQVAGVPRVEHAMDAVLMLTAVASRLGDRVGLVAFDRRVRAVVAPARSARQLGRVSEALFELEPELAESDYRGAFVQALVRVRRRALVVLLTDLAEASVSDTLLPALPVLVRSHLVVIAGVRDPDVARWAHQPPLDEAGAYRAAAATAALDDRRRTVARLRGMGVTVVDALPGRLAPELADVYLRAKATGRL, encoded by the coding sequence GTGCCCGTCCCCACCGGTCGCCTCGCCGCGGCCGCGGCCGCGGTGGCCGTGGCGGTGCTCCTGCTGCCGCTGCCGTCGCCGGCCGCCATCGTCGTGCTCGACGGCGTCCTCCTCGCCCTGGCCCTGCTGGACGCGGCGCTCGCGGTGTCGCCCGGCCGGGTCGAGGTGGCGCGAGACCTGCCGGCCGTGGTGACGCTGGGGGAGCGGGCCGAGCTGGCCTGGACCGTGGTGAACCCCGTGGATCGGCGCCTGCACGTGGCCGTGGCCGATCAGCTGGCCCCCTCGCTGGGTGCCGGCACCCGCCGGGTGCGCCTGGCCCTCCCGCCCTCGGGGACGGCCACCGCCCGGACCGCGCTCGCGCCGCGGCGGCGAGGCCGGTTCCGCCCGCGCGACGTGGTGGTCCGGGTGCGCGGACCGCTGGGCCTGGCCGCCCGCCAGGCGACCCGCGCCCTCCCCGGTGAGCTGCGGGTGTACCCGAGCTTCGGGTCCAAGGACGAGGCCGAGCTGCGGATCGACCGGGCACGCATCCTGGAGGTGGGGCTGCGCTCGGCCCAGGGCCGGGGTGGTGGCACCGAGTTCGAGCAGCTCCGCGAGTACACGCCCGACGATGAGTTCCGCCGGATCGACTGGGCCGCGACGGCCCGCTCGTCGAAGCCGATCGTCCGCACGTATCGGGCCGAGCGGAACCAGACGGTGCTGATCCTCCTCGACAACGGACGGGTGATGGCCGGCCAGGTGGCGGGCGTGCCGCGGGTGGAGCACGCCATGGACGCGGTCCTCATGCTGACCGCCGTCGCCAGCCGCCTCGGGGACCGGGTCGGCCTGGTGGCCTTCGACCGCCGCGTGCGGGCCGTGGTGGCGCCGGCCCGCAGCGCCCGCCAGCTCGGGCGGGTGAGCGAGGCGCTGTTCGAGCTGGAGCCCGAGCTGGCCGAGAGCGACTACCGGGGCGCGTTCGTGCAGGCGCTGGTGCGGGTGCGGCGGCGGGCCCTGGTGGTGCTCCTCACCGATCTGGCCGAGGCGTCGGTGTCCGACACCCTCCTGCCTGCGCTGCCCGTGCTGGTGCGGAGCCACCTGGTGGTGATCGCGGGCGTGCGCGATCCCGACGTGGCCCGCTGGGCGCACCAGCCGCCGCTCGACGAGGCCGGTGCCTACCGGGCGGCCGCCGCGACCGCGGCGCTCGACGACCGCCGTCGCACCGTGGCCCGGCTCCGGGGCATGGGCGTGACGGTCGTCGACGCCCTCCCCGGCCGCCTCGCCCCCGAGCTGGCCGACGTGTACCTGCGGGCCAAGGCGACCGGCCGGCTGTGA